Proteins encoded together in one Aminipila butyrica window:
- a CDS encoding ABC transporter ATP-binding protein: protein MKTALRIFREARTYWIYLILAVCALVVSTVAGFYTPWALRELTALATEGSSDFQTQTLRIGLFLLGATALQAAGNSAAGYLNHYAALHYVADLRKRLYGKLQHMSLRYFHKSRTGDLTGRVVNDALDAEVLLAHVIPDFLVNILTFIGVGALLFTINAKLALMSLITIPFLLGITLWQSRHVSPTWKENSRVRGELAGTVQDNLSGIKEIQIFNQQSHEERKVAELSLRHSLAYLRASFFFETTYPLLAFVTALGTVIVVVYGGYLVGIEEVSIADIVGFIMYLSMFYGPVKSFSGLVEKAGEAGAGCRRVFDVLDEIPEVKEKKNAKIFQQVQGEIVLKDLSFAYQEEIPVMENINLTIHAGQTVALVGTTGVGKSTIANLINRFYDPQEGAVLIDGVDIREVTLSSLRDNISMVLQDTFLFNGTVYENIVYGWKDATREDVIAAAKAANAHDFIEKMERGYDTIIGERGILLSGGQKQRLAIARAILRDSPILILDEATSALDTKTEREIQAALDEISKERTTLVIAHRLSTTRDADLIVVLEGTGIAEMGTHDELIGRGGIFSRLHEVQAS, encoded by the coding sequence ATGAAAACTGCACTGAGGATATTTCGAGAGGCAAGAACGTACTGGATTTATCTGATTCTTGCGGTTTGTGCCCTCGTGGTATCCACGGTAGCCGGATTTTATACTCCGTGGGCATTAAGAGAATTAACGGCACTGGCCACGGAAGGAAGCAGCGATTTTCAAACACAAACCTTGCGTATCGGTCTTTTTCTTCTAGGTGCTACGGCGCTTCAAGCGGCAGGCAACTCTGCGGCAGGATATCTGAATCATTATGCGGCTCTTCATTATGTGGCAGATCTGCGCAAGCGGCTCTACGGGAAGTTACAGCATATGAGCCTGCGATATTTCCATAAAAGCAGAACAGGGGACTTGACCGGTCGTGTAGTGAATGATGCCCTGGATGCAGAAGTGCTTTTAGCCCACGTGATCCCAGATTTTCTGGTAAATATTCTGACCTTTATTGGCGTGGGAGCTTTGCTGTTTACGATTAACGCAAAACTTGCCTTGATGAGTTTGATTACGATTCCTTTTCTACTGGGGATTACCCTTTGGCAGAGCCGTCATGTGTCGCCAACCTGGAAAGAAAATTCCAGGGTTAGAGGAGAACTTGCAGGGACTGTACAGGATAACCTTTCGGGCATCAAGGAAATTCAAATCTTTAACCAGCAAAGCCATGAAGAACGCAAAGTGGCAGAGCTTTCTTTACGCCACAGTTTAGCCTATCTCCGCGCAAGTTTCTTTTTTGAAACAACCTATCCATTGCTGGCCTTTGTCACGGCGCTGGGAACGGTGATTGTAGTCGTTTATGGTGGCTATTTAGTGGGAATTGAAGAGGTGAGCATTGCGGATATTGTTGGATTTATCATGTACCTTTCGATGTTTTATGGGCCGGTAAAGAGTTTTTCTGGTCTTGTAGAAAAGGCAGGAGAAGCGGGGGCGGGATGCCGCAGGGTATTTGATGTTCTTGATGAAATCCCAGAAGTAAAAGAAAAAAAGAATGCAAAAATATTTCAGCAAGTCCAAGGTGAAATCGTGCTGAAAGACCTCTCTTTTGCTTATCAGGAAGAAATTCCGGTAATGGAAAATATAAACCTTACCATTCATGCAGGGCAAACGGTGGCTTTGGTTGGGACAACAGGTGTCGGTAAGAGTACCATTGCCAACTTAATTAATCGGTTTTATGACCCTCAAGAGGGGGCGGTTCTAATTGATGGAGTTGATATTCGGGAAGTGACCCTCTCCAGCTTACGGGATAACATCTCCATGGTTCTTCAAGATACCTTTCTTTTTAATGGTACCGTATATGAAAACATTGTGTATGGTTGGAAAGATGCTACAAGAGAAGATGTTATTGCGGCAGCAAAAGCAGCAAATGCTCATGATTTCATTGAGAAAATGGAAAGGGGCTATGATACGATTATTGGCGAACGCGGCATCTTACTGTCTGGCGGACAAAAACAGCGGCTTGCTATTGCTCGTGCAATTTTAAGGGATTCTCCTATTTTAATTTTAGATGAAGCGACTTCTGCTTTGGATACAAAAACAGAGAGGGAGATTCAGGCGGCTTTAGACGAGATTTCAAAGGAGCGAACGACATTGGTGATTGCCCATCGGCTTTCTACGACGCGGGATGCTGATTTGATTGTTGTGCTGGAGGGAACGGGTATTGCAGAGATGGGGACACATGATGAGTTGATTGGCAGAGGCGGTATATTCTCTCGCCTCCATGAAGTCCAGGCCTCGTAG